CCCAGTTTTTTCGTTAAATAATGATGGAGCCCTTGGTTCCCTTTGTTGTTTCATAATAAATGGCAAATTGGCAGTTCATCGTTAATGGATAAGCCTGTTCCCACTCTCCCGAGGGAACGTCGGAAATGGTGTAAAGTGCGGTATCCCACGATTTTAATGTAACGCTCGCAAGTAGCTGGGTCGTCCACTTGATAGTGATGATCCTGTGTGTTTTAAAGGTTGTTGTTTCCTTGATGATAGAAATGATTTCAGAGACTGGCGGCAGATGGATGTCACGCTGAATAGTTCCCTCGCTGCTTGTTGCTCTGAGTGAGATATGGCTTATGTCCGGTGTGAGAACCTGCTGGCCGACGGGATCGACTTTTTCAAAGGAATCACCGGTAGAGAATTCAACCAAATATGCGAAATGGACTTCCCATTTGGCCTCTTTGTTTTTGACGGACAAGTCGGAGATGAGAGGCAGGGCAGCGAAGAGATCTACCTTTCTGCATGTGCTGCAATCTGCTGAGGAAATGTTCAGATAATAACTACCACTATCCTTGTCGAAAACAACATCCTGTGATGAGGCTCCTTTTTGTTCTTCCGAAAAAATGTCAAAATCACCGGGATACAGATACCCTTTGGTTGCTTTTTGTATTTTCCAATGCAGGGTTATTGTCTGTCCGAATGCGGCTGTTCCGGGAGACGCCTCGAATTGCAGAATGCGCAGATCCGTTTTTTTCTTGAACAATTCGCATAACACGGTTTTGTCGGGCACCCCCTTGATATGGGAAAATTTGACCATGATGGAGCAAAAGCCCTGGCATGATGTGGAGGCTATCCCGGTCCAGGTGAAGCGAATGGCTTCCAGCGCTTCCAGACTGACAGGGCTGTTGCCTGCAGGTGTAATGTCACAGTATAATTTGTTTGGAAAGGTCTCATGCTCTTTCCAGCCAGTCGCTTGAAACTCTCCGTGACATATTATGGTTCCGTATCCCTTTTTATCATCGGGTGTGAACATATTGTGTTCCCCCTCACCTATATCAATGAATAGCTGAATTTTGGACTTCGGAGCCTGCAAGGAATTGGAGAAGATTATTTTTTTGCTCCTGTTCGGATTCATAACCGAAAAATGAAGCTGCGCTTCAGTCATATTATTTTCACTTGAATCGTTGACGGCAAATTCCGTTTCATGAAATCCAAGGATAATTCCATTGGGAGTATAGATCATTTTTTCGGTTCCTCCTTATATTTCATTTCTATAAAACCTTCTACGGCTTTCTGGGGATATTCATGGGCAAAGGCTTGCCCGTCTACGGGTTCCAGAAGTATGTTCTTCCATTGCGTATCGTTTTCCAGACTGCTCCATATAAAATCGGTGTTCTCGGAACGCGGCACGGGAATGGAGAGGTCCTTTATGTTGGTGATGATCGGCGCCGCCAGACAGGTCATGCTCATTTTTTTTACCGTTTGGCTGACCAGCTCTTCCGGCAGGCGCAGTGTTTTTACAGGGAGGAGGCCCGTGATGATGTTGATGTCAGACCAAGGTTCCAGTAAAACGGTGATCATGTCAGGCTCGGCTGTGGGCTTGAGCGGTATGGAAATTCGATTGCTTTTGATAAAGTAGGGATCGCTGTCGCCGGAAACGATTTCTCCATGTATATGCATTTGTTTGTAGTCACCATTCAGGAAAAAACCGATCATGCCGTCCCGCATATCTGTACGAAGCCCCAGATCCAGAGGCAGGACCGCCTCTTCGACATCTGTTTCGTGTGATTTGTCCCTCTGCCCGGTTTCTTCATTGTGCCTGTACCATTCCGTTCTGCCCAATTGTTCCATTTTGAGAGAGATGCGGGAGACTGCAATGGGGCGGCCCATGAAATCAGCGGCATGCATCTTGTGGACGGGGGTGTGGATGAGATAAAAAAGTTTGTTGATATAGGAGATCAATTGCTTCAACACGAAGGGGGTGCTATCATGCAAATTCTTCATGATCTGGTACATTTCCGGATCAAGGTTTTCCGGTATGATTGAGGAGAATGGGGCTCCCGGCGGGCTTTTCCAGATGATTCCGGTACCTGTCTCCGTCAAATTTAAACTTCCGGCCAGAGTTCCGTTCGGATAGTAGGCCATCAGGCTGTGGTCTATACGGTTGGGGAGAAGGAATCCGCAAATCGGCGACGCCGTTTCCACAAAACCGGCTTCTTCCTTTTCCCTGCCTTTCCCGGAGCAGGTCCAGTAAGCCCGCAGACGGGACGCCTGCGGAAGCCGCGGGGGCAGCATGGCGTACCTGAGAGGGAGGCGTTTTTCTTTTTGCCTCAGGCTTTCGCCTACGTACCAATCCGGCTGCTTTATATCCTGGTAGCGTCCCCATGTGTCGATGATGCGTATTTGGTGCAGGGAAAGGAAACCACCTCGTATTGGAGCGTACAATTTATCGAAAACCGGTTTTGTTCCAAGCACTTCGGGAGAGAGTCCGGAAATGGCGTCAATGATATACTGTTCCTCGTCATCTGTTGTAAAAAGAGCCAGCGGGAATGATTCGTTTTTCATCAGAAGAGTGTTGTGAAATCCGCTGAGTGCTTGGGAGAGCAGGCTTTTTTCCCGTGCCTGAGCAAGCAGTTCCGCCTGGTTGCCCGGGGGGAGATTTGTTTGTACCATGGAGGACAACTGATGATCCGCATTGTCAGAGATGAGCATACGCCCTTCTATGATTCGTTCGTTATGGAGATTGATCAGATCATCCTTTCCGGTAAAGGTGTAGTCTCCATTTTCTAATTGCCAGTTTTTGAAATCAGGCTGCTTTTTTAAAAGTTCGTTATCGGGGTAATAACAGGCCTGCCATTCGATGAAGAGAGGACGCCATGAAGGAGAGTGGAATCCGCAGGCGGCAGAATCGGGAAATTCTCCCGAAAATCCTTTTTCTTTTGCTTCCCCATCATTTTGCTGGAGCACTCTGATGGTTCGGGCCAAAGTTTCTGTTTGTTCCTTCGAGGGGGAAATCCCGCCGAGAGTAAATGCTTTCTTTGCCGCTATTTCTGCAAATCCGGGGGAGAGCAGTACGGCCTCCGTCACAAGGTCCGGAACATCGTCCGGGACATTGATACCAAGACGCATTGTTTCATATAGGGAATTGCCTTTGATGAATACACTTTTTCCTTCAAGGAGAAGCGTCAGTGACTGAATTGTCTGACCAGTGATTCGGCAAGTCAGGATACCACTCTCCTGTGTATCTTTATGAGCCAGCTGGGAAATAACCATGACAGGTTCATTGGGCACATAAAAACATTGATCAGGCTCTTCTGCGGTTTCGTAGTCGGGGCCGGGATCAAGAGCCTTTATGCGAGACTCAAGGTTTTCCGTTCCCTGCTTCAGACACGAGCCTACTACAGGGAGGCGTTGAAATTGTTGCTGCAGACGCTTGAGGTATAGAGCCCGGTATCTGTCCTCCATGGCGAATGTATATAAATACCATGTTTCGAACGCTTCCCGTTGTGATTGCAGGAATTCCCTGTATTTGTCGAATAACAGGCGCTGCCGCTTTCTAATCGCTGCGATTTTACCCATTGTGCGGGTATCGGGGGGAGCTGCCTCTTCTCTGTTTTTTTTACGTCTGATTCCGATAATATCCGGCGGTTTGATCGGGGTAAACGCGGTTTCGTGCATTTCCCGTTCGGCAAGGGTGAGTCCATTGCTTTCCATCAGTCCGGAAAGAGAATTTTGCATGAACAAATGAAACAGGCGTTCATCGTTGCCATGGCCGCGCCCGGCGAGGGCAGCCAGTGCCTCTGCTGAAGAATTGCCGAGGGCCAACCTGGGCCGTATTTCCGGTTCTCCCGGCTCAGGGTCGGATGGGACGCCTGATGGGTAATAGATATGGCTACCCCTCCATTCGAGATTGTCTATAAACCCGTGGCAAATCATCCGGTCCGGTTTGCGGGCGGCTTTGACGGTTAACCCCCATTTCTCTTCCAGTTCTTTTATCCCGCTGATACTTGCGATGGGTTCTTCCTCGACGGCGTCTTCATACCAGCCGGAGACAGCATAACAGATATGTGCGCCAGCCAGGTCGTCGTCCGACAAATCGTCATAAAACGCAAAAACATTGCGGCACATCGGGGCGAAAGCGGCAAAAAACGGATTGGCCGGGGCTGTCGCCGTCAATCTTATGCGTTCGGAAAAGGCAGCAGCATCAGGGCTTAGGGAGGCATCCGCATATTGACCCAGATAACGGTACGGCTGATCAATATCCTTTGTGAAGGGATAGGTGGGACTGCTGAAATTTTTTCTTTCCGAATTACTGTTAAGAATGTCGCTCCGGATGATGAAGGATTTTGTGGAAATTTTCTCATGACCCTCCTTCGTCCATAACCGCGTTACCAGCCAACGGTTGGGGACTGTCGGATACGTTATATCTTCACTTTGCTCATCCTGGATGCCATTTGTCAGCCCTGCGGGCAACCCCCAATGCAGATGTATGCCGGGGTCTTCCTGTTCCCGTTCGGAGAAGATGTGTTTTTCAATAATCTGGGATAACGGTTCTTCATCCAGTTTGGAAAAATCATAGGACAAACCGGAGAACATCTTCTTTTTCGAAGACTCTCCAATCATCATGGCACGCACCCTGACGGGAACGAGAAGAGAAACTTTTTTTTCCATTACCAATGCCAGTAACGGCTATCGAAATAAAACAGTACCATTTCAACCGGACTTTGGCGGCCTCGTTTTTTAATGTAGCAGCATGCGGTAAAGATTAAAGAAGGGCTGTCCGCTTTTGTTGCGGAACTGAATTCTGCAAGATCGAAACAGGCCGGAGAAGAGAATGCGGTCTGTTTCCTGAATATGAGAGGGCCTGTATATTTTACAGGTTGCCCGGAGACGACATACTGCAAAGCCGGAGCATCTATTCTGATGATTTTGTATTCAGGGAGAGGAACCAATGGGACAGATGCCTTAAGGTTTACCCACTGTTTTTTTGTGGAATTATCGTATAATCCTTTTATCGTAAAATGGTAAAGAGGATATTCAAAGCATTGTTTTGTTCCGATGATGCTCATGTGAAGACTGTCTAAAACAGGAGTCGGTTCTTCCGGGGCGGATTCTTCCTGTTCCTTTTCGCGTAAAACGGCAGAGAGCCGATAGACGGTATCGTCGTCCGGCGTTGCCATTTTTACATTCGGAATTTCACCGATGATTTTCTTCTTTGCAATATATGTTCTGGAGAAAATCTTTCTGGATGTTGTTTCATTGCTCAGTTCGAGAACCAGCTGCAAATCTTTATCAGACTCCGGATATTCCGCGATAAGTGTCAGATGTGCGGTTCCGTTCGTATTCCACTGGGGAATTATTTCGATGCTCATAATGCTTATATTTCCTGTTTGATGTTGTAGAGTAAAAGGGTGTAATCATAAAATTCCTTAAGTCGTTCCGGATCGGTTGTTTTTGAAGAGTCGCCCTCCATCAACCGTTTATAGACCGCGCCGGCATCGTATTCGTATGCATAGTTGAATTCTTTTTTCCAGGCTTTTTTCAGTTCATTGAAAGTTCCGTTGCCCGTTGCGAAAACACTTCGTAGCTTTGGTTTCAATGTTTGTTTCCAATTTGTTTCGTCAAATGAAGAATCGGGTATGCAATTTGTCAAAAAACGCAATATTATCTCGCATGCATCCGTATAACGATGCGAATTAACGGGAGTAAGATGCCCCGAATAATCGAGTTTGTCGGCAAGTTCATGAACTCCCCGTGGGAATATATATTCATAATCGACGTAGCTATCATGAACGACTTTTCCGATTTGCTGGATGCCGCACGGATATTTTTCCAAGGTCGAGAAACCATAATCCTTATAGGGAGTATAGATTATTCTATTACCGTTTTCATCAAGCGCGGTAACCAGTCTTTTTAAATTTTGCCATGTCCGTTCGGCGCAAAAGCGTTCATGCAGCATCGTGTCGGCAAGAATATGGATATAAACTCCGATTTTCATCAACAGATCTGTACCGGGATGCCCTTCCGCTTTTTGCGCTTCTTTTTCAATCTCCGTCAAACGGTTGTGGAGATTTGAGGGATTGAACCGAACAACGGGCGGATCTCCGGGATTTGAAGGGGATGAAGGGGGATAGAAGTGAAAGGGGCGCAGGATATCCGTTATGGTATCATAAGTACGTTTATCTCCGGCAGAAGCACCAAACCATGGAATTTTTGTCTCAATCTCCGTTTCATTGTACCACGTTTTCATGCTCGTAGGAATGATGGGCACGAGAATGCCTGTCTCACTGTTAAAATACAGTTTCTTCTCATTTAATTCTTCCGTAATTTCTTCTACTGGCAGTCCCGCAGATGTAGCATTATCACCGAGGAATTGAGCGTATTCGGCAATTATTTGCGCCTCTTCATGAGAGAATCCGGCAAAACAGGAGAGAGCCTTGACGGCGAAGTAGTGTAAGGCGGGACATTCGGGAACGTCTCCTTTTACAAAAGCGGGAAGCTCGCTATTTGCACAGTTTTTTGATTTCTGACAAGACGGATTGAAGTTCATGAGAGTATGTGGGGCGGACAATTTCTTCTGTTTGCCGGGAGATGTTTTGTTCCATGAGTGCGTCTCCGACAAAAAGCCCATTGGCGATAATTTCCGTCGTGGAATCAAACTGGAAATTGTAGGCATCTCCTTCGTATTCTTCTGCCGTCACCGATGTAACTTTGGTCAGGAATTCCTTATTCGTTTTTTCATTCCATGCCCGGACGTTGTTGCCCGGAACCAGGAGAGAGGCGGGACAGCAGCCTTTATCTGTGCAAATGATATGACTGGGCGTTACGAGGAGACCTCCGTTTTCCGTTTTCACGCTCAGCATCGTGTTTCTAGGGCACCGGACGATATTGATGACTTTGGCTGTTTTCCCGTTTCGCGTCAAAATTTGATCTCCCTTATTGATCTCGACGGCTCGTTTTTGTCCGTTTACAGTTGAAATCAGGGCGTTTTTGTCAAAACAGTCCCAGGCATAACGTAAGCGCGGCATATAGGCGGTATTAGTTCCCGGGTGGGTTGGCTCCATATCGCTGCCGATCAGAAGAGCCACATAGACGTTTCCATATTTAGGGGTTTTCATATTCAACATTAAGCTCATATATAAATCCGCATCGGTTGTTTGTGTGACGACAGCATCGGAAAGAAGTTTGCTTTTCCATTCTTCGGGGAATGTCAGTCTCAGCGCAATGGGATTATTGTTTTTGTCTGTTTTTATGATCTTAATATTATTTTCTGAAAAATCTTTCCAATCAATGATAAGAGGGGCAGCCCCGCTCTGAATGACTTTATTCTGGTAAAACCGGGACAATATTACAGTCGGATCGCAGTCTTCATCCAAGTACCCTTTTTCTCCTTCGCTGTAAAAACAGGAACCATTGCGTAATTCTACTTCAATTTCCAACGGAATGCGAACAGGCATTTCCTTGATGTCGGAAGGCAGGTATATTTTGTACGTATAATCGGGATTCTTCATAACCTGACTGGAATAAGAAATATGGACGATCTTGGCATCCTCCCCCGTGCGTTTGTTACCATTTATCGGTTGTGGACTGTTAACGGTAATTCTCTCGATGTCGTCGCTCGTATTGTATGTGAAAATACTGGAGACAATGAAGGTGCCGTTGATCCTGCCTTCTCCTTTGGAATTGACGCTGATATTTTCAAAATAAGTAGTTGCGCGATATTCCGTTTCATTCCGCCCTTCCGCCAACGGGAATATTTTCTTGGCCTTCGAGACATATTGATGATCTGAGTCCGGGGTGTCAAAATAGACAGTGTCAGAGTAAATCAGTTTTCCCGTATTGCAGTTGGAGATTTTGGGAGTCATTTTTTCCATCGCTCTGGGAGCAATGTAGGTTGCAATGGAGTTGGAAAAAATATTCCAAGCGGGTTTACCGGTTTCGGTTTGGATCTGCAAAATTGCCGCATTACTAATATATTCGTAATCAACAAGACCCAATACGCTTTGTGCCGGCGTTTCCTCAAGGAATATTCCGTCGAGGAAGGAGCGTCGCTGTTGCTGCGCCATGGACAGATAAGTCGGGGCAACACGTGCCATACGGTCAAGCCCTCCATTCTGTTCCAGAAAAAAGGCATAGTGCAGATCATTTGATAAATCAATCTTTACACGGCCGGCATTGGCCAGTGCCTGTTTGATCATTTCACGTTCAAGATCGGTGATGTACTCATTCATACGATTTTTTGGTTTTTTGTTTTATTGGGAATTTTGAAAACAAAATATTCCTGATTCGTGGAACATATTCTGTGTTTATTTTAGAATAACATATTTATTAATTTTGACAATTATTTATTTACATGTTATTTTAGGTATAGTGTTTTTCGGGTCGATCCGTCAAACAAGCATGGAAAGAGTACAATATGATGAAGAAAGAACTACAAAGAGCCTCCGATAAGGGCACTCAAGGCAATCAATTGGTATCCCGCCAGGATACACAGCTAGGGACGGCAGGCAGCAGCATGAATATTCAGGCCGGCATTTCATTCAAGCTCATAGGCACAGGCCTGATGGCAATGTTTGCCAGGGTAGATGGGAAAAATACTTTCCTGGTGATTCCGACAGACAAGGACAGCAATGAGGGGATGAGTATAAAGGATATAGCAGGTGAAATCAATAACCTGTTGAAAGGGTTTGATCCGAATGCTTCCGGATTGGATGCCAAAGCGCTGGAAGACTCAATAAAGGAAGTCGGGGAAGCAGGCAGTAAAAAGGATGCAACCAAACCCGCGTTTGATCCCGAGTCTATCAAGATTTGCTTGAAACAAGCCTTCTTGCTTCTGTCGCCGGAAGCCCCCGTCGAATATGCTATTCAACTCAATGTGGATTTCAGCAATATTTTCCCGGAGGGCCAATCTTTCTTCAATGTGGAAAAATTGTCTCTTTCTGTTTGGAATACGGATCGCGTGAAGATCCTGTCCCGGATGGATATTGTGGATATTCCGACTTACCTGAAAGATAACGCTTAGTTTCAAAACAAGTATACCGGGCAGTTACAAGAAAAGTGTAAATTTTGGAAATTCCTCAACAAAATTTATCTATCAGTGTGCAGATCGCCGGTGATATACGAATCGGCGATTT
This DNA window, taken from Akkermansia muciniphila, encodes the following:
- a CDS encoding DUF6765 family protein, producing MNFNPSCQKSKNCANSELPAFVKGDVPECPALHYFAVKALSCFAGFSHEEAQIIAEYAQFLGDNATSAGLPVEEITEELNEKKLYFNSETGILVPIIPTSMKTWYNETEIETKIPWFGASAGDKRTYDTITDILRPFHFYPPSSPSNPGDPPVVRFNPSNLHNRLTEIEKEAQKAEGHPGTDLLMKIGVYIHILADTMLHERFCAERTWQNLKRLVTALDENGNRIIYTPYKDYGFSTLEKYPCGIQQIGKVVHDSYVDYEYIFPRGVHELADKLDYSGHLTPVNSHRYTDACEIILRFLTNCIPDSSFDETNWKQTLKPKLRSVFATGNGTFNELKKAWKKEFNYAYEYDAGAVYKRLMEGDSSKTTDPERLKEFYDYTLLLYNIKQEI